In Paramisgurnus dabryanus chromosome 14, PD_genome_1.1, whole genome shotgun sequence, one genomic interval encodes:
- the uox gene encoding uricase: MANTSNQSVEFVRTGYGKNTVKVFHIRREGTHHHITELVADVQLTLKTVKDYLTGDNSDIIPTDTIKNTVHALAKLKGIKTIEDFALDICEHFLTSFKHVTRVKVNIEEVPWKRLEKNGIEHEHAFIHCPEAQHFCEAEQYLNMTPVVHSGVKDMKVLKTTQSGFEGFLRDRFTTLTEARDRFFCTSVYAKWRYNTVNVAFDAAWKTVKDTIIQKFAGPYDRGEYSPSVQKTLYDTQVLVLDRVPEVEEIEIIMPNQHYFIIDMTKLGLSNRDEVYLPLDNPSGNITGTVRRKPRAKL; the protein is encoded by the exons ATGGCCAATACCTCCAATCAG AGTGTTGAGTTTGTGAGGACCGGATATGGGAAAAACACAGTGAAGGTTTTTCACATTCGACGTGAAGGGACTCATCATCACATCACTGAGCTGGTCGCAGATGTTCAGTTAACGCTGAAGACCGTCAAAGATTACCTGACAGGAGACAACTCTGACATCATCCCCACCGACACCATCAAAAACACTGTCCACGCTCTCGCCAAACTGAAGGGA ATTAAGACCATTGAGGACTTTGCCTTGGATATCTGCGAACATTTCCTCACATCGTTCAAACATGTCACACGAGTGAAGGTGAACATTGAAGAAGTTCCCTGGAAACGACTGGAAAAG AATGGAATTGAGCATGAACATGCTTTTATCCACTGCCCTGAGGCACAACACTTCTGTGAGGCCGAACAATACCTCAATA TGACTCCCGTGGTTCACAGTGGTGTGAAAGACATGAAAGTACTGAAGACCACTCAATCTGGTTTCGAAGGTTTCTTGCGGGACCGTTTCACCACTCTCACAGAAGCAAGGGACAGATTCTTCTGCACCTCCGTTTATGCGAAATGGCGATACAACACCGTCAATGTGGCATTTGATGCTGCATG GAAAACTGTGAAGGACACCATCATTCAGAAGTTTGCTGGACCCTATGATCGTGGAGAATATTCTCCTTCTGTGCAGAAGACACTTTATGATACACAAGTCCTGGTGCTTGACAGAGTTCCTGAG GTGGAGGAAATTGAGATAATTATGCCCAACCagcattatttcattattgaCATGACAAAATTGGGACTCTCGAATAGGGATGAG GTTTATCTTCCTCTTGATAATCCATCAGGAAACATCACTGGAACGGTGCGCAGAAAGCCACGTGCCAAACTCTGA
- the dnase2b gene encoding deoxyribonuclease-2-beta, with protein MFFFFFRLFVSVLLFLVCLSEAVISCLNEDGQPVDWFIIYKLPIYKMEVKGSGLEYMYLDSTFMNWQMSKQTVNSSQGALGRTLTQLYRRYTSNSTVYMVYNDAPPELKYPSNYGHTKGVILFDQSQGFWLTHSVPHFPPFPEKGYDYPYSGKYYGQTLHCVTYKYTQFAIISHQLGYLSPRVYNCSVPLAFHPDITVMAQICDAKTPFIKTTRSLEMLVSGQGQTFFSFAKSPNYVDDIYMGWVAQTLGTDLLVETWMHQKHQLPSNCSLPHHVMNIERVCLPGPQMFSSYEDHSKWCVSYAYKDQWTCLGDLNRDSGQFGRGGGLICSQNPIIYKAFRKAVVGFKPC; from the exons atgttcttcttcttcttcaggCTCTTCGTGAGTGTCTTGTTGTTTTTGGTTTGTTTATCAGAGGCGGTCATATCGTGTTTAAATGAGGATGGTCAGCCTGTGGACTG GTTCATTATTTACAAACTACCCATTTACAAGATGGAGGTTAAGGGAAGTGGGCTGGAATACATGTATCTGGATTCAACATTCATGAACTGGCAGATGAGTAAAcaaacagtgaacagcagtcaAGGAGCATTAGGCCGAACATTAACACAACTCTACCGTAGATATACA TCGAACAGTACAGTGTATATGGTTTACAATGACGCACCACCAGAACTGAAGTACCCAAGCAATTATGGACATACAAAAG GAGTAATATTGTTTGATCAGTCTCAGGGATTTTGGCTCACACACAGCGTTCCTCACTTTCCTCCATTTCCAGAGAAAGGATACGATTATCCATATTCAGGAAAATACTACGGCCAGACTCTGCACTGTGTTACATACAAATATACACAGTTTGCAATAATAT CACATCAGTTAGGATATCTTAGTCCACGTGTTTACAACTGCTCCGTCCCTCTGGCATTTCACCCAGATATCACAGTCATGGCACAAATCTGTGATGCAAAGACACCGTTCATAAAAACCACAAGGAGTTTGGAGATGCTGGTGTCTGGACAAGGACAAACTTTTTTCAGTTTTGCTAAATCACCCAACTATGTGGATG ACATCTACATGGGTTGGGTGGCTCAAACATTGGGGACAGATCTGCTGGTGGAAACGTGGATGCACCAGAAACATCAGCTTCCCTCCAATTGCTCTCTTCCTCACCATGTGATGAACATTGAAAGAGTTTGCCTGCCAGGACCTCAGATGTTCAGCTCATATGAAGATCATTCTAAGTGGTGTGTGTCATATGCATATAAAGACCAGTGGACGTGTTTGGGAGACTTGAACAGAGACAGCGGTCAGTTTGGCAGAGGCGGTGGGCTGATATGTTCACAAAATCCAATCATTTATAAAGCCTTCCGTAAGGCGGTGGTCGGCTTTAAACCCTGCTGA